The following DNA comes from Bacillota bacterium.
TAGTTGGTAGTCCGGTCAGTCCTGGTGTAGGTGGCAGCCTGGGCAGTCGTGGCAGCGAACATAGGGTATGTCGGGGCGACATTGGATGCTGTCCCGGCCGCGCCACCTTCTGCCGCTGGGGTCCCTATCCTCTGTTCCTCCGATGTCTGCTCGCTGATGGGTATGCCGTACCCGGTGGGCAGGGGCTGGAAGGTTTGAGTCTCTGTCTCCTTAGTGTCGAAGTTGAAGTCTGCGTACACCCTGACAACTGCCCGCCCGATTCCCAGCACGCGCTCGAGCATTGTCTCTATGCGCCGCTGCATCTCCTGCTCGAAAGCCATCTTCGCGTCGAGTTGGGATGTCGTGAGCCCGGCCAGGGCTGCCCCAGCGGCCGCAGGGCTCTGTCCTTGCCCCCGCCACAGGAGGTTGCCTTCCGTGTCGATTACCGTGATGTTGTCGGGAGTGAGCCCCCGGATGGCCGTGGACGCGAGATGAACGATCCCACGCACCTGTGGATCTAGAATCCGGGACCCTGGCCTGAGCTTGACTACTATGGATGCGGTGGTAGGCTCCTGCTGTTCCGAGAAGAGGCGCTCCTCAGGGATGACGATGTGCACTCTGGCCTGTGCGACAGGCGTGAGGGACATGATAGTCCTGGCCAGCTCACCCTGGAGGCTTCGAACGTAATTCACCTTTTGGGTGAACTCGGTCGCACCGAAGCTCATCTTGTCGAACAATTCGAATCCCGAGCCCGCTCCCTGCGGGTAGCCCTTGCTGGCCAGTTCCATCCTGAGTTCGTATACCTTGTCCGCCGGGACGGAGACAGAAGTCCCGCCTGCCCCGAGCTTGTACCGGACTCCGGATTCCCTGAGGTACTCTACGATGGCGGCGCCGTCCTCGGGGGACAGGTTACCGAACAAGAGTGAGTAGTCCGACCCTGAGGTGTACACGATGAGAGTGATGAGGCCGGCGAGCACGACAGCCGCCACCACGGCGATGGCGATCATTCTCCCGGTCCCGAGGCTTCCTGCGATCCCGTTCCTCGTCTTCTTCTCGGCGCCTGTCTTCGCCATTCTACATCTGCATCCTCATGATTTCCTGGTAGGACTCGATGACCTTGTTCCTGATCTGCATCGTGAGCTGAAGTGCTATATTCACCTGCTCTACAGCGATCATGACCTGGTGGATGTCACCGGCCTCACCCGTCGCGAGTCTCTCTGTCATCCGGTCCGCGCGGGCCTGCATGTTGCTGACCGCGTCAACCGCCCGATCGAGCATTTCGCCGAATGTCTTGACGAGATCCGCCTGATCACTCCGGCGGTTCCCCTCGGCGGCCTGCCTGATGAGGCTCACCCCGGTCACTGTACCCACGCCAGTCACCACACCCACCTCCCTCAGGATTTGCCGATCTCCAGGGCCTTGGCCGCCATCGACTTCGCCGCATTGAAGGCAGTCACGTTGGCCTCATAGGCCCTGCTCGCAGTCATCATATCGACCATCTCAGAGACCACGTTCACGTTGGGCATGGCCACGTAACCCTCAGGATTCGCATCCGGGTGACCTGGGTCGTAGACCATCGTGTGAGGCCTGGGATCTTCCACAATCCCGAATGCCTGCACTCCGCCGTCCGCCTTCGCTGAGAGGAGGACGACCTGCCTTCTGAACGGCCCACCTTCCTCCGTTCGCGTAGTGTTGATGTTCGCCAAGTTGTTGGAGATCACGTCCATCCGCAGCCTCTCGGCAGTCATCCCAGACGCGCTGATGCGAAACCCTCCGCCGAAGCTCATGTCCTACCGCCTCCCCTCGCTGATTATGTATCTGAGCGTCCTGAAACGATCCGCGATGAGCTGGGCGAATGTATTGTAGGCTGCCGCGTTCTCCGCGACTTTGGCCATCTCGGCATCGATGTCCACACTGTTGCCATCAAGTCTCATGGACGTCTCCGAGCGCATCTCCATCGGGGACGAAGGCGACCCACCCCTGCCAGAAATGGGAATATGACGCGGGTGGGTAGTCCTGCCTGCCACTCGCGGGACCCGGTCCGTCTCGAGGTGGGCCCTGAGTTCGGCATGGAAATCCACATCACGGGCTTTGTACCCTGGGGTGTTGACATTGGCGATGTTGTTGGCCAGAAGGTCATGACGGGCGGATGCGATGTCGAGGGCCTTCTCCATGAGACGGGTGACGCGCGTCTCGAAGATCTTCATGTCACCCCGCTCCTTCCGCCGCAAGATCGATGGCGAAGAAGAACTGATGCAATCCTGGTGCCAATCAAGGTAAACCGAGAGAAAACGGGTTCTCCGGAGTGTCCGGCCCGAAAGCACTGGCAGAAGCCTTGGTGGGTGGTAAGCACAGAAGGGATCCGATCAGCTTGCGCGGACCGGCTGAGCAGTTTTTGCACACCCTGGTGAAACAGTTTCCACCTTGGCCGCGATAGGCGGACGCCATCCGGCGGCGGTCAAAGGCAGAACGACACGGAACGTGGCGCCGGTACCTGAAGACGGCTCGACGACTATCCGGCCGCCGTGGTTCTCCACTATGCCCAGGCTCAGTGGAAGCCCCAGCCCCGTTCCTCCGGACTTGGTAGTGAAGAAGGGGTTGAACACCCGGTCAGCGTGTTCGGGTGGGATGCCGGGGCCAGTGTCGGAGAAAAGAATCTCGACTGACCCTCCCTGTTCATCGCCGACGCACCGGGCAGATATCGAGAGTGTGCCACCTTCTTTCATAGCTTCGATGGCGTTGAGGGATATGTTCAGAAACACCTGCTTAAGCTGGTTTTTGTCGCCCACGATGTCAGGAGTCTCCACAGGTAGGTCCAGTTCCAAGGAGACATTCGAGGAGTTCGCGCGTGCCCGGAGAAACTCAGCGGTCTCCCGGAGCAGCCCCGCGAGGTCGATCCTTCCCAGGTTCAGTTCGGCTTGGCGGGCGAAGGTCAGCACACTCCTCACAATCAGGGAACAACGGGTAGCCTCGTCCTCTATGATCTTGGCCGTCTTCACGCATTCAGCGAACTCAGGTCCATGGCGAGCGAGTTTCTTCCCTATTACCTCGGCACAGGCCGATATTATTCCTATCGGGTTGTTGATCTCGTGCGCCATTCCGGCCGCAAACTCCCCTACCACCTTGAGTTTCTCAGCCTGGCGCAGTTGCTCCCCCAGCCGTACTTTCTCGGTGACATCTTCAGCCATGATGACTGTCGCAAGCCCGTACCCTTGCATCGATTGAGTCGTTGACACAACGAGCCTCAGGATGTGCGTGCCCCCGGATGCGTCGACCACGTCACAGCTTCTGATCTCGGTGGCGCCTGTCCCCGTACTCCCCTGAGCATGTACCTGTACCGCGCGAACCAGGTCATAGGGTTCTGCCCCCAGGATCTCCTGGACAGATCTCCCGATCGCATCTTCTTTGGACATCCTCATAACCTGGCACATCTCCCGGTTGAAGGTCACGACCCGGTGGTCCGGACCCAGTACGGCGATGCCAACCGGAGCTTCTTCAATCAGCCGCTCGGCGTAGCGTTTCGACAGCTCAAGCTGAGTGTTGGTTGAACTCAAGTTCCTGTAGAGTTGAGCGTTTTCAATGGCCACACTGGCGTAGGAAGCGATGATGGAAAGCAGGTGAGCATTGTCGGTCGCATCAGACCCGATCTTGGAGAAGTGGACTGTCAACGCCCCTATGGGTTGGCCTCCCACAACGACCTGGGCGGACAGCTCGAACTCTGGGTCGTTTACAGCACGAGGGTTTCCTGATGTCACCACTCGCTCTCTGTCCCTGTCCTGAATCCTGAGGACCGCGCCGCGCGCCCCTACCACCCCACAGGCGAGGTTTGTGATGCGCGTGAGGACTTCGTGTAGGTTCCTTGTGGCCACCAGCTCCTTGCTGGCCTCGAGCAACCCCGAGAGCCTCACGACCCGCTCGTTGAGCCCACGGTGACCTCTTATGAGGTCGTCCCTCAGAACGGACTCGGTTTCTATGAGGCCTTTACTCACCATCTCAAGGCCTTCAAGCCTGGCCAGAGCCGCCTTGGCCTCTCGTTCCCTCCTTGCAGCATAAGCCGTGCACCGCATCATCACCAGAGCAACCAGGCTGAGGATGGCCAAGTCCACAGGTATGACCCACCACCCGACCACGCCGCCGGTGATATGGCCGACGGCGAACCTTGCAGCGGTTATCGTCAGCACCCCGGCAGGAAACGTCCAAGGTGGGACGAGAGAGTCTCTCATGCCTAGACCATAGCCTCCTCGGCACGCCTACTGTAGCCCGTATTTCTTGATCTTGTTGAGCAGGGTGCGCCTGGTGATCTTCAGGATCTTCGCGGCCTTGGTGCGGTTGTCCGCTGTCTGCTCCAGCACACTCTTGATGTGCCGCCTCTCGATGTCCTCGAGGGAGAGCGTGCACTGATCGAGGCCGGGATCCAGAGCTGGAGTGGCGTTTATCGGGGCGCCCGTGAGACGGAGGTGTTCCGGCGTCAGAGTGTCCTCCCGGCACAGGAGGACCGCCCTCGCGACCACGTTTTCGAGTTCCCTGATGTTTCCAGGCCAGTCGTGCTCCCGGAGCAGGCGTTGGGCCTCGGGCGAAAAAGCCCGGACATGCCGGCCGAACTCTGCGTTGTACTTCTCTATGAACCGGGCGCATAGCGTGGGAATGTCCTCCCGTCTCTCCCGCAACGGGGGCAGACACAGGGGTACCACGCTCAACCTGTAGTAAAGATCTTCTCTGAATGCTCCCGTCGCGATCTCCTGTCGGAGGTCTTTGTTGGTCGCGGCGATCACCCGCACATCCACCTTTATCGTCTCCGACCCGCCGACTCTCTCGAACTCCTTGTCTTGAAGAACGCGGAGGAGTTTCGCCTGCATCGCCAGGGACATCTCTCCCACTTCGTCAAGGAAAAGAGTCCCTGGGTTCGCCATCTCGAACCGTCCTATCCGCCTCGCTATAGCATTCGTGAAAGCCCCCCTCTCATGGCCGAACATCTCGGACTCGAGAAGGGTCTCTGGTATCGCGGCGCAGTTCACCTTGACGAATGGTCTTGAAGCCCTGAGGCTCTTCTTGTGAACGTACCGGGCCACAAGTTCCTTGCCAGTGCCGCTCTCCCCGTAGATCAGGACTGTGGCGTTGGTCGGAGCGATGTCCTGGACCATCTCCACCACCTGCCTCATCTCGCGGGTGGAACCCACAACCCCATCGAACTCGGGGTCGTCTGGATGGCCAACCCCCGGGACAGCTCTTCCTGCGCAGGGAGCCCCAGCCCCGGCCTCGAGTGCGTTCCCGATGACCATAAGCAGTTTCTCAACTTTGAAGGGCTTTGTTATATAGTCGAA
Coding sequences within:
- the fliF gene encoding flagellar M-ring protein FliF, whose translation is MAKTGAEKKTRNGIAGSLGTGRMIAIAVVAAVVLAGLITLIVYTSGSDYSLLFGNLSPEDGAAIVEYLRESGVRYKLGAGGTSVSVPADKVYELRMELASKGYPQGAGSGFELFDKMSFGATEFTQKVNYVRSLQGELARTIMSLTPVAQARVHIVIPEERLFSEQQEPTTASIVVKLRPGSRILDPQVRGIVHLASTAIRGLTPDNITVIDTEGNLLWRGQGQSPAAAGAALAGLTTSQLDAKMAFEQEMQRRIETMLERVLGIGRAVVRVYADFNFDTKETETQTFQPLPTGYGIPISEQTSEEQRIGTPAAEGGAAGTASNVAPTYPMFAATTAQAATYTRTDRTTN
- the fliE gene encoding flagellar hook-basal body complex protein FliE, with the translated sequence MTGVGTVTGVSLIRQAAEGNRRSDQADLVKTFGEMLDRAVDAVSNMQARADRMTERLATGEAGDIHQVMIAVEQVNIALQLTMQIRNKVIESYQEIMRMQM
- the flgC gene encoding flagellar basal body rod protein FlgC, with protein sequence MSFGGGFRISASGMTAERLRMDVISNNLANINTTRTEEGGPFRRQVVLLSAKADGGVQAFGIVEDPRPHTMVYDPGHPDANPEGYVAMPNVNVVSEMVDMMTASRAYEANVTAFNAAKSMAAKALEIGKS
- the flgB gene encoding flagellar basal body rod protein FlgB codes for the protein MKIFETRVTRLMEKALDIASARHDLLANNIANVNTPGYKARDVDFHAELRAHLETDRVPRVAGRTTHPRHIPISGRGGSPSSPMEMRSETSMRLDGNSVDIDAEMAKVAENAAAYNTFAQLIADRFRTLRYIISEGRR
- a CDS encoding ATP-binding protein, with the protein product MRDSLVPPWTFPAGVLTITAARFAVGHITGGVVGWWVIPVDLAILSLVALVMMRCTAYAARREREAKAALARLEGLEMVSKGLIETESVLRDDLIRGHRGLNERVVRLSGLLEASKELVATRNLHEVLTRITNLACGVVGARGAVLRIQDRDRERVVTSGNPRAVNDPEFELSAQVVVGGQPIGALTVHFSKIGSDATDNAHLLSIIASYASVAIENAQLYRNLSSTNTQLELSKRYAERLIEEAPVGIAVLGPDHRVVTFNREMCQVMRMSKEDAIGRSVQEILGAEPYDLVRAVQVHAQGSTGTGATEIRSCDVVDASGGTHILRLVVSTTQSMQGYGLATVIMAEDVTEKVRLGEQLRQAEKLKVVGEFAAGMAHEINNPIGIISACAEVIGKKLARHGPEFAECVKTAKIIEDEATRCSLIVRSVLTFARQAELNLGRIDLAGLLRETAEFLRARANSSNVSLELDLPVETPDIVGDKNQLKQVFLNISLNAIEAMKEGGTLSISARCVGDEQGGSVEILFSDTGPGIPPEHADRVFNPFFTTKSGGTGLGLPLSLGIVENHGGRIVVEPSSGTGATFRVVLPLTAAGWRPPIAAKVETVSPGCAKTAQPVRAS
- a CDS encoding sigma-54 dependent transcriptional regulator is translated as MPARRVLIVDDEANMRVVLSDVFSDAGYAIETASTGKEAIDAIEAISADAVVLDLKLPDMSGIDVFREAKRIRPGIIVVIVTAYSSVDTAIEAMKMGAFDYITKPFKVEKLLMVIGNALEAGAGAPCAGRAVPGVGHPDDPEFDGVVGSTREMRQVVEMVQDIAPTNATVLIYGESGTGKELVARYVHKKSLRASRPFVKVNCAAIPETLLESEMFGHERGAFTNAIARRIGRFEMANPGTLFLDEVGEMSLAMQAKLLRVLQDKEFERVGGSETIKVDVRVIAATNKDLRQEIATGAFREDLYYRLSVVPLCLPPLRERREDIPTLCARFIEKYNAEFGRHVRAFSPEAQRLLREHDWPGNIRELENVVARAVLLCREDTLTPEHLRLTGAPINATPALDPGLDQCTLSLEDIERRHIKSVLEQTADNRTKAAKILKITRRTLLNKIKKYGLQ